CGTAGGGCGTGTTCTTGGCCAGATGGTCGGTCGCCCATTGCAGCGCGTGGTCGCGCAGCTTCTCCAGCTCGCCCGGATCGGCGGACCAGCGTCGCAGTATGCCGGACGCCTCGGCCACCGAGTCCACCAGGACTCCGCCACCGGACTCCTCGATCACCCGGGTCTGCCTGGGCAGCCGGGTGGACAGCACGGGAAGGCCGCTGGCGAGGTACTCGTAGATCTTGGACGGCATCGCTTCGATGAACGCCGGGGTGGGCTGCAGCATCGCCAGGCTGGCCCAGGCGCCGTGCGCGATCCGCCAGGCGTCGGCGGGTGGCTGCCGTCCGTGCAGCCGGACCCGGCCGGCCAGCTCGGGCTGGGCGATCCGGTCTTCCAGCTGGTCCCGGTCGGCTTGCGCGACCGGACCGACCAGGTCGAGTGACCAGTCCGGCGCCGCGGCAACGGTTTCGACCATGTCGAACAGTCCACGGCTGGTACGCAGATCCCCGACGTACACGGCGCGTGGTGTGCCGGTCGGCGGGGACGGGGCGAGGAAACCGAGGTCTGGAAGGTTCTGTACGACCAGGCGATGTTTCGCCTGATGCGGCGCGAGATGGGAGTCGGCGACCACGGTCAGGTCGGCACCGGCCGCCAGCTTGGACCCGGCCCGGACGATCAGCCGGGCCGGCAGACCGGCCGGTCCCTGCGCCCAGGCGCGGTCGGCGAGCAGCCGCTCGTAGTCCTCGTGGACGTCGACGACGAGCTTCCGCCGCCGGATGGTGGTGACCAGGCGGGTGACCGGGATCATGTCCGGGTCGACCGTCATCACCACCTTGGCCTTGGTCCGCCACGGCAGCACCGCGGTCCGGGCCAGCCGCTGCACCAGAGTGCCGCGCGGCCCGGCGTGCACGACCGCGCCGGCCGGGCCGCCCGCCGCGTCACCGAGGCCCCACAGCTCGACCCGGAGGTCGCGGTTCCGCAGGGCCGCGGTGATCTTGTGCAGGCGCGCGTCGGCGACGTCGTGACCGGTCGTGATGATCCCCACGTCCGGCGCCGTGCTGCGTGACATTGGTCAGAGGTCCTCGAGTGAGACGGATTCCGCTTCGCCGACCTGCAGGAACTTCGTGTACGCCTGGATGACCTCGTTCGGCTCGCCGCGCATCATCAGCTCGCCCTTGTGCAGCCAGATGCAGTCGTTGCACAGCTCGCGGACGCTGCTCATCGCGTGACTGACCAGGAACATCGTCCGGCTGTTGCTGACCAGCTCGTTCATCTTGGCCGCGGCCTTGGTCTTGAACGACGCGTCGCCGGCCGACAGGGCCTCGTCGATCAGCAGGATGTCCGGGTCCATGTGCACCGCGACCGAGAACGCCAGCCGGCTGAACATGCCGGACGAGTACGTCCGCATCGGCATTTCCATGAAGTCGCCGAGCTCCGCGAAGTCGGCGATCTCCTCGTACCGGGCCTCGATCTCCTTGCGGCTCATGCCGGAGGCGAGGCCGCCGAGGACGACGTTCTCCTTGCCGGACAGGGCCGCGTTGAAGCCGACGCCGAGGGCGAGCAGGGTGGAGACCCGGCCGTGCACCTCGATCCGGCCCGAGGTCGGCGGCAGGATGCCGGCCACCGAACGCATCAGCGTCGACTTGCCGGCCCCGTTCGCGCCGATGATGCCGATGGTGGTGCCGTGGTCGACGTCGAAGGACACGTTCTGGACGGCCTTGACCTCGCGGATCGCGCGCTCGCCGCGGCCGAGCCGGACGATCGCGCTCTTGAAGGTCGGCACCCGCTCGAACGTGGTCCGGTAGGTGATGGAGACGTCCTGGACCTTGACGGCCGGGACACCGGTCCTGCTCTTCTGCATCGGCTTCTTCTCGGTCTCAGAGACGGACAACGAACTCACGCTCCCTCGACATGAAGAACAACGAGCCGACCACGAAGGCGACGAGCGCCCAGACCCCGGCACCGGCCCACATCTGCCACTTCGGGATCTCGCCGCGGACCAGTAGGTCGGTCCAGCCGCCGATCAGCGGGTAGAGCGGGTTGTACTGGATGAAGCCCTTGAACTTCGCGGGGGCCTGCTCGGCGAACCACAGCACCGGCGACATGTACAGCCAGATCCGGACGAAGTACGGCAGGAAGCTGGTGGTGTCGCGGAAGTACACCTGCAGGGCCGCGAAGACCATGCCCATGCCGGCCGCGAAGACCGTCAGCATGATCAGGAAGACCGGTGCCAGCAGCATCGGCCAGCGCAGCTTCTGACCCATCAGCACGTGGATGACCAGGTACACGACGAGGGTCGGCAGGAAGCGGAAGAACGCCGTCCGGACCGCGGACAGCGGAAGCAGCATCCGGGGGAACGACATGTTCATCAGCAGCTTGCCGCCGCCGACCACACTGGCCGCACCGGTCGTCATCGCACCGGAGAAGTAGTAAAAGGCGAAGAGACCGCCGCACATGTGTGCAAACCGCTCGCCGGCGTCGATCTTCGACCCACCACCGGCGATGATGTCGACCAGTAGGTAGTAGACCAGTGCCAGCAGCAGTGGGTTCAGCACCAGCCACACCTGGCCGAAGAAGGTGTTCGTGTGGGCGCCCCGGATGTTGGTCCGGGACATCTCCGCCGCGAACTCCCGTCGCTGCCACAACGCCTTGAAGTACGGGCGCAGCGCGGGCAGACCGACCTTGTGCGGTTCGTACACGTGCACCGACGGGTTGAACTCCTCGTCGACGCTAGTCGCGTTCATTCAGGCGATGCCTCTCTCTGCCGGAAAGTAGGGTCCACGATGACCGACTCACCTGGGGTTTCGGCGGATGCCGCCCGGGGTAACGGCGTGCCACGCAGACCGGGAAGCAGAGTAGCGGATCGGCTCGTACGCCGACGACACAGCGGTCCTCCTTAGTGAGCAACGACGTACGGACGGCTACCAAACGTCGTTCCCCGCTGCGTGCACAACACCTGCGTCGTCCTTCGCCGATCGTTATCCGGAATATACATTTGACAGCCAGCGACGGCCAAAACGCCTTCCAGCTAAGTCAAATGAAGGTCAATTCACAGGTACGACGCTACTCGCCGGGGTGAAGTTGACGTGAGCTGCCGCACCGGGGTCCGGGCACACCGGTCCGAACCGCCTGGCGGGACGGGAGTTACCGGTGGGACCCCAGGGGGTGCTTCCTGGCCGGGGCGCGCCGGGCGGCGGACGTGACACGCAACATCACATCCGCGCTCCCCATGGACAGCCTCACCATCCACGGAGCACCGTTCGGCACCTCCTGGGGTTCACCGTCGATCCGGGGCTTGCGTCCGCGCTGGGCGGGTACGGACGCGGGGCGCGCCGGATCGGTCGGCACGATGACCAGGGCGGCGGTCATCGCGCGGAGGCCGGCGGTGGACAGCGCACGACGGGATCCCTGCAAAGACGCCCGCGCGCTGGGGACGGCGCCGACACGTTCGGTGGCACACGGCTGGACCGGTCGCATCGGGCGCTCCTCCTCACGGCCTCACGATGAGAGAGATGCCACAGTTTGTACACCCTTCAGCACGGTGGGTGATGGCACGGAAGTGCGAGGGCACCGATCCGCCGGATCGAGACCCAACCGAGACAGGGTCCGCTGACGGGACCGCCGGCACAGGTCAGAATTGGGACCACGGGCCAGAATTGGAACAGCAGCCCGGCGGCGCTCAGGTGGTCCGTCGCCGGGCTGCTGGACCTCAATTCTCGCTCAGCAGCGCGCGAATAGGGTGGCCAGATGGTGACACGGCACAAGAATGCTGACAGGACAACAAATATTGCTGGCCGCAGCTACGTCGACACGGACAGTGCCGACGGCGCTGGATCGGCCCCTCTAACCTGGAGGGACGGTAGCTGACGGTGACAGTACTCGGAAGGGAGGGGGGAGTTGTGAGCCCAATGGACACGGAGCGTGCCGATCATTTGAAGGTGCTCGGACTCGACGACGACGAGATCAAGGTCTACCAGCACCTGCTGCGGACCGGACCGGCGTCGATCGCCGAACTGGACGACGCGGTTCCCGACCGCGACCGCCCGATCGACAGCACCCTCGGTGGCCTGGTCCGGGCCGGCCTGGCCCGCCGCTCCGGCTCCGACCACTCCCGGTACCTGCCGGTGCCGCCGGACGCCGGCCTGGAAGCGATGACGCTGCGGCGCGAGTCCGAGCTGAAACAGGCCCGGATCCAGGTCCTGAACGCGTATGACGAGTTCCGCCGGACCGTGCACAACGAGTCGACCACGCACCTGATCGAGGTAGTCACCGGAACCGCGATCGTGCAGCGGATCCGCCAGATCAAGAGCGGCGCCCAGCGCGAGATCCTGGCCATCGACTCCCCGCCGTACTACATCGGCGGCCCGAACCAGGAAGAGATCGACCACCTGAAACGCGGCGTCTCATACCGGGTGGTGTACTCGCCGGAGTCGGTCGAAGTGCCCGGGTACCTGACCGAGAACATCCTGCCCTGCGTGGAAGCCGGCGAGCAGGCGCGCGTACTCCCTGACGTCCCGGCGAAGCTGACGATCATCGATGGCTCGATCGCGTTCGTGTCGATGTCGGTGCGCGACACCGACGTGAACCGCTCGTTGCTGATAATCCGTCCGAGCAGTCTGCTGACCGCGCTGATGGGCATGTTCGAGCTCTGCTGGCGCAACGCGCTGCCACTGCACGCGTCGGTCGGCGCGGAGGACGACCGGCTGGAGCCGATTGAGCGCCGCCTACTGGCACTGCTAGCAACGGGTGCAGCGGACGACACCATCGCCCGTACGCTCGGTATCAGCCGCCGTACGTTCTTCCGCTACCTGGAGCGCCTGATGAACCGCACCGGCGCCAGTACGCGCTTCCAGCTCGCCCTGCACGCCGCCCGGGAGAGCTGGCTCTAGAAGGCTCTGCGTCGCGTGGCTGTGACAAGCACAGCCACGACCAGCCCGATCACTCCGGAGACACCGGCGATCCGATGCAGTCCGGCAGTGTGCGTAACAGCGCGGTCTCTGGGAAGCCGGTGCTCGGCTGTTCCGTGAAAGGACCAGTGCGGCGGCGGCTAGCAGTACGTACCCGGCAATGATCGGCCAGGCCGGACCGGACCTGTGCAGCCACCTACCGGTCCAGCGACGCGTGCTCCGGGTCAGCCGACTCGCTCACACTGCGCGCACCCATCCAGAGGATCGCCGCACCGATCGGCAGGTTGACCAGGAAGATCGCCTGCCGACCAGCCAGTGCGATCAGCAGACCGCCTGCAGTCGGCCCGACCACACCGGCGAGACCACCGGCCATTGCTGCACCGGCGATGACCCGGCCGCGTTCCCGTGGTTCGTGGAAGGTCTGAGCGTCGCCGAGTGCTCCGGCTGACAGGGACAGCGTCGCCAGACACAGCGTGTACGCGCCTATCACCCACTGCACGGTTGCCGGTGAGGCGTGCAGGTCGGTCTGTCGCCTTCATGTCAACGGTGCCGATCGGGCCCGCGGCGGCCCTGTATGAGGTGGCGACGTCCACCCTGCGCTGGTGGGAACGCGAAGGCGTACTCGGGACCGATCGCGGCGCGGACGGCCGCCGGCGGTACGGCGAGGAGGAACTGCGGCTGATCGGGTTCGCCTACCTGCGCCACGTGGTCGGGCTGATGCCGCTCGACAAGACCGCGATCGTGGTCAGCGCGGCCGTCGAGCGGGAGAAGTGGCAGCAGACGGTCACCGAGGAGATCGCGGCGCTGGCGGCCCGGATCGACGACCTGACCGCCGCCCGCGAGTACCTGCAGCACCTACTGACGTGCACCAGCGACCCACCGGTCGACTGCCCGCACCTGGACGCGGAACTCATCCGCCGCACCCCAGCAGGCTGCTTCCCGACCGCGACGAACCTGACCACCGCAGCCCACGAAGCGGCCCACTGAGACTCTCGCCCACCCAGCACTCTTTCCGACCGGCGCGCTCAGGCTTCGGCCGGGATGAACTCCTTCGCGACAACTTCCGCGATCTGAGCGGTGTTCAGCGCGGCACCCTTGCGCAGGTTGTCTCCGCAGACGAAGAGCTCCAGCGCGTTCGGGTCGTCGAGGGACTTGCGGATCCGCCCGACCCAGGTCGGATCGGTACCGACCACGTCGGCCGGCGTCGGGAACTCACCCTCGGCCGGGTTGTCGAAGAGCAGCACGCCCGGCGCATCCCGCAGTACCTCACGGGCGCCGTCCGCGTCGACCTCCTGCACGAACCGGGCATGCACCGACAACGAGTGCGTGGTGACCACCGGGACCCGGACGCAGGTCGCGGACACCTTCAGCTCCGGCAACCCGAGGATCTTCCGCGACTCGTTGCGTACCTTCAGCTCCTCCGACGACCAGCCGTCGTCCTTGAGCGAACCGGCCCATGGCACCACGTTCAGCGCCAGCGGCGCCGCGAACGGCCCGAGATCGTTCCCGACCACCCGGCGGACGTCACCCGGCGAGCTGCCCAGCTCCCGGTTGCCGGCCACCTTCGCGAGCTGGTCGTACAGCGCGTCGATCCCGGACTGCCCGGCCCCGGACGCCGCCTGGTACGAAGCGACCACCAGCTGCTCCAACTCGTACCGGTGGTGCAGCGCGCCCATCGCGACGATCATCGACAGGGTCGTGCAGTTCGGGTTCGAGATGATGCCCTTCGGCCGGTTCCGGGCCGCCTCGGCGTTCACCTCCGGGACCACCAGCGGCACGTCCGGGTCCATCCGGAACGCGCCCGAGTTGTCCACCACGACCGCGCCCTTGGCGGCCGCTACCGGCGCCCACTCCAGCGACACCTCGTCGGGTACGTCGAACATCGCCACGTCGATACCGTCGAAGGCGTCCGCGCTGATCGCGACCACCTCGACCTCCTCGCCGCGGACCTTCAGCCGCTTACCCGCGGAGCGCTCGGACGCGATCAGCCGGATCTCTCCCCAGACGTTCTGCCGGGTCGAGAGCAGGGTCAGCATCACCGACCCGACCGCACCGGTGGCGCCGACCACCGCCAGCGATGGCAGCCCCGCCCGGTCCTCGATCGTGTTGTCCACAGCGCTCACAGCGGTCACCGTCCAGTTCCTCCGTACACGACGGCCTGGGTGTGCTCGTCGTCCAGATCGAATGCGGTGTGCGCCGCGGTCACGGCAGCATCCACCAGGTTCTCGTCCACCACCACCGAGATCCGGATCTCCGAGGTGGAGATCATCTCGATGTTCACGCCAGCGTCGGCCAGCGCCGAGAAGAACTTCGCCGATACACCCGGGTGCGAGCGCATCCCGACCCCGACCACCGAGACCTTGCCGATCTGGTCGTCGTACAGCAACTGCTCGTAGCCGACCTCGTCCTTCATCCGGGCCAGCGCGGACATCGCCCGGGCGCCGTCGGAGCGGGGCAGCGTGAACGAGATATCGGTCCGGTTGGTCGCCACCGCCGACACGTTCTGCACGATCATGTCGATGTTGGTCTCGGCCCCGGCCACGGTCTCGAAGATCCGGGCCGCCTCACCCGGCTTGTCCGGTACTCCGACCACGGTGATTTTGGCCTCGCCACGGTCGTGGGCCACGCCGGAGATGATCGCCTGTTCCATCTGATCCAGTTCCTTCGCATCGACGACCCAGGTGCCTTCCTTCTGTGAGAAGGAGGAACGCACATGGACCGGTACGTTGTACCGCCGCGCGTACTCGACGCAGCGCAGGTGCAGCACCTTGGCGCCGCAGGCGGCCATCTCGAGCATCTCCTCGTAGGAGATCTTCGGGATCTGTTTGGCGGCCGGCACGATCCGCGGGTCCGCGGTGAAGATGCCGTCCACGTCGGTGTAGATCTCGCAGTAGTCCGCCTCGATGGCCGCCGCCAGCGCGACCGCGGTGGTGTCCGACGCGCCGCGGCCCATCGTGGTGATGTCCTTGGTGTCCTGCGCGACCCCCTGGAACCCGGCCACGATCGCGACGTACCCGTCGCCGAGGGCGTCCTCGATCCGGCCCGGGGTGATGTCGATGATCCGGGCGTTGCCGTGCGCCGAGGTGGTGATCACGCCGGCCTGCGAGCCGGTGAAGCTGCGTGCCTCGTAGCCCAGGTTCGCGATCGCCATCGCCAGCAGCGCGGCGGAGATCCGCTCACCCGAGGTGAGCAGCATGTCGAGCTCCCGCGGCGGGGGCAGCGGGGAGACCTGCTGGGCCAGGTCCATCAATTCGTCGGTGGTGTCACCCATGGCGGAAATGACGACCACCACGTCGTTGCCGGCCTTCTTTGTCGCGACGATCCGTTGGGCCACGCGCTTGATGCAATCGGCGTCGGCGACCGAAGAACCGCCGTACTTGTGTACGACGCGTCCCACAGTTGTGTCTCCTCAAACCACTGGTTGCGGTACGCCGTGCGGCGTTGCACCAGGCGTAGTCTCTGGGCTCATTCTAGCCGTGACCTGCCTGTTGCCTACCGGCTGACCAGCACCCGGGCGGACCGTCCGGTGGATCGGCGGGCCGGCCGGAAGGTCCCTGGCCCGGGCCGGCGGCGGCCGGAAACCGTTCGGCCACTTGTTCATATAAGTCTTCGCTGAAATAATGGCCAGGTGCATGCGTTCGACATTCTCGGTGATCCCGTCCGCCGCCGGATCCTGGAACTGCTGGCCGAGGGCGAGCTGCCGGCGGGCAGCATCGCCGGCACGATCGGTGCCGAGTTCGGCATCAGCCAGCCGGCCGTTTCCCAGCATCTGCGGGTGCTCCGCGACAACGGCTTCGCGACCGTCACCGTCGACGGCACCCGCCGGCTGTACGCGGTCGACCCGGGCCCGCTGCGCGAGATCGATACCTGGCTGGACCGGTATCGCAAGTTCTGGACGAACCGCCTCGACGCGCTCGAAACCGAACTCCACCGCGGCCGCCGCGACAAGAACTGAAACCTTCCGGCAACAGGCTGCATCTGGGTTGGTAGGAGCTCAGAGGGGGTTGTGATGCGGAACATCGTGGTCCGGTTGTGCATGTCCGAGGACGGCATCGTGGAGCGGCCGGAGCGGTGGCTGCCCGGTGGCGCGCTCGCGGAGTTGACGGCGGGTACTGGGACCGTGCTGCTGGGACGTCAGACGTACGAGCGGTACGCCGACTCGCTCGACCTGGTCGGCAGCCGAGCCCTGGTCATCGCGTCACGACCTGTCAGCGCGCGCCCGGCAACCGAGCTGCTGCAGGGCGAGACCCGCCGGGTGCTGACTGCGCTGAAGTCGATTCCCGGGGAGGACCTACAGGTCATCGGCAGTCTGATGCTGGTCCGGTCGCTGCTGCGCTGGCGGTTGATCGACGAGTTCTCACTGCTCATCCACCCGGTCGCAGCGGGGCGTGGCGTACTGCTCGACCGCCGTCCGCTCCGGCTGATCTCGATGTCCGCGCGCGATGGCGGCGTACTGGAGGCGAACTACCGCGTCCGCTACGCGGCAACCGCAGCTCCGTCGACTGCACTGGTCTCAGCCGGCCGGTGGGGCGGTACACGTAGCAGGGCCAGGGTCGCCAGTACGGAGAGACCTGCGGTCAGGACCCACGCGTAGCGCACTCCACCGGCTTCCACCACTGCGCCAGCAACAGCGGAACCGACAGCTGACCCGACCATTCCACCGCTCTGCGCCCAGCCGAAGATCTCGGTGTGCGCCGACGTCGGCGTCAACGCGCCGATCCGCTCGTACACGGCGGCGATCGTCGGCGCGATCATGCAGCCGGCCGCGAACATCGCAATCGCCAGTGCGACCACGGACGACGTGACAAAGATGCACACCACGACCAGTCCGGAGAGTACGAGCATCCGGCGCCACACCGCCGACGTACGCCGGCCAGGTAGCGCTCCACCGATCACACCGCCGGTCACACTGCCCGCTGCGGCGACCGTTTCGAGTACGCCGGCGATCAGCCGGTTGCCGTGCTCGTCCGCAACCGCAACCATGCCGAGCGACATCGACGCGAATCCCATCACCAGACAGGCCCAGGCCAGCAGGATCGGCGTACGGTGCGGGTGGACGATCAGCTGCCAGGCAGTAGGACGCGGACCGGCGGAGGTGTCACGCGGTACGACGGGCTGCTGCATCAGCCCGAACCACCAGATCGCTGCAACCGCTGCGACCGCACAGACGAGCAGACCGGCCCGTGGACTCGCGAAACTGACTATGACCGCGCCGGTCATCGGTCCGAAGACGAAGAGCACCTCCTGCGCCGTCGCATCCAGTGAGTACACCGCTCGGAGCTGGGAGCCGTGCACCAGCCGTGGCCAGTTCGCACGCAGTGCTGAGGTGACTGGCGAGACAAACGCTCCGGCCAGTACGGCCGCGAGTGGGAGCAGCCGGTACCAGCTGTCCGGCAGAAGTGCGAGCACCGCCATCCAGACACCCCAGGCCATGCCCGTACCGATGACGACCTTGCGGGCGCCTCGCCGGTCGGCCATCCGGGACCAAACCACGCTGGCGACCGCCGTACCGATCGAGTAGGCACCGGCAACCACGCCGGCCCAGCCGAAGTTTCCGCCGGCGTCCTTGGCCAGGAAGGCCAGCGGGACCATTGTCGCCAGCACCGGCATCCTCGCGATCAGCGCGGCGGCCAGCAGGGCCATCACGCCTTGGATCTTCCACAGATCGCGGTATACCGACAGGTCCATGAGCGGCATTCTCTCCTGACGGTTGGCGCGCCGCCTCCGGAAATTTCCCTATCTCGTTTCGCCGATCTATTTGTCGGCGGCGTATGCGAACATGTGTTCGTGTCAGGTTCCGGCGGAGCGACCATCCTGCATGCCGATCTGGACGCGTTCTACGCGTCGGTCGAGCAGCGGGACGA
The genomic region above belongs to Kribbella solani and contains:
- a CDS encoding MFS transporter, coding for MDLSVYRDLWKIQGVMALLAAALIARMPVLATMVPLAFLAKDAGGNFGWAGVVAGAYSIGTAVASVVWSRMADRRGARKVVIGTGMAWGVWMAVLALLPDSWYRLLPLAAVLAGAFVSPVTSALRANWPRLVHGSQLRAVYSLDATAQEVLFVFGPMTGAVIVSFASPRAGLLVCAVAAVAAIWWFGLMQQPVVPRDTSAGPRPTAWQLIVHPHRTPILLAWACLVMGFASMSLGMVAVADEHGNRLIAGVLETVAAAGSVTGGVIGGALPGRRTSAVWRRMLVLSGLVVVCIFVTSSVVALAIAMFAAGCMIAPTIAAVYERIGALTPTSAHTEIFGWAQSGGMVGSAVGSAVAGAVVEAGGVRYAWVLTAGLSVLATLALLRVPPHRPAETSAVDGAAVAA
- a CDS encoding dihydrofolate reductase family protein — protein: MRNIVVRLCMSEDGIVERPERWLPGGALAELTAGTGTVLLGRQTYERYADSLDLVGSRALVIASRPVSARPATELLQGETRRVLTALKSIPGEDLQVIGSLMLVRSLLRWRLIDEFSLLIHPVAAGRGVLLDRRPLRLISMSARDGGVLEANYRVRYAATAAPSTALVSAGRWGGTRSRARVASTERPAVRTHA
- a CDS encoding ArsR/SmtB family transcription factor, giving the protein MHAFDILGDPVRRRILELLAEGELPAGSIAGTIGAEFGISQPAVSQHLRVLRDNGFATVTVDGTRRLYAVDPGPLREIDTWLDRYRKFWTNRLDALETELHRGRRDKN
- a CDS encoding ABC transporter ATP-binding protein, which encodes MSVSETEKKPMQKSRTGVPAVKVQDVSITYRTTFERVPTFKSAIVRLGRGERAIREVKAVQNVSFDVDHGTTIGIIGANGAGKSTLMRSVAGILPPTSGRIEVHGRVSTLLALGVGFNAALSGKENVVLGGLASGMSRKEIEARYEEIADFAELGDFMEMPMRTYSSGMFSRLAFSVAVHMDPDILLIDEALSAGDASFKTKAAAKMNELVSNSRTMFLVSHAMSSVRELCNDCIWLHKGELMMRGEPNEVIQAYTKFLQVGEAESVSLEDL
- a CDS encoding MerR family transcriptional regulator, with protein sequence MSTVPIGPAAALYEVATSTLRWWEREGVLGTDRGADGRRRYGEEELRLIGFAYLRHVVGLMPLDKTAIVVSAAVEREKWQQTVTEEIAALAARIDDLTAAREYLQHLLTCTSDPPVDCPHLDAELIRRTPAGCFPTATNLTTAAHEAAH
- a CDS encoding glycosyltransferase, with product MSRSTAPDVGIITTGHDVADARLHKITAALRNRDLRVELWGLGDAAGGPAGAVVHAGPRGTLVQRLARTAVLPWRTKAKVVMTVDPDMIPVTRLVTTIRRRKLVVDVHEDYERLLADRAWAQGPAGLPARLIVRAGSKLAAGADLTVVADSHLAPHQAKHRLVVQNLPDLGFLAPSPPTGTPRAVYVGDLRTSRGLFDMVETVAAAPDWSLDLVGPVAQADRDQLEDRIAQPELAGRVRLHGRQPPADAWRIAHGAWASLAMLQPTPAFIEAMPSKIYEYLASGLPVLSTRLPRQTRVIEESGGGVLVDSVAEASGILRRWSADPGELEKLRDHALQWATDHLAKNTPYDDLADAILNLLRGSSR
- a CDS encoding ABC transporter permease — protein: MNATSVDEEFNPSVHVYEPHKVGLPALRPYFKALWQRREFAAEMSRTNIRGAHTNTFFGQVWLVLNPLLLALVYYLLVDIIAGGGSKIDAGERFAHMCGGLFAFYYFSGAMTTGAASVVGGGKLLMNMSFPRMLLPLSAVRTAFFRFLPTLVVYLVIHVLMGQKLRWPMLLAPVFLIMLTVFAAGMGMVFAALQVYFRDTTSFLPYFVRIWLYMSPVLWFAEQAPAKFKGFIQYNPLYPLIGGWTDLLVRGEIPKWQMWAGAGVWALVAFVVGSLFFMSREREFVVRL
- a CDS encoding aspartate-semialdehyde dehydrogenase, yielding MTAVSAVDNTIEDRAGLPSLAVVGATGAVGSVMLTLLSTRQNVWGEIRLIASERSAGKRLKVRGEEVEVVAISADAFDGIDVAMFDVPDEVSLEWAPVAAAKGAVVVDNSGAFRMDPDVPLVVPEVNAEAARNRPKGIISNPNCTTLSMIVAMGALHHRYELEQLVVASYQAASGAGQSGIDALYDQLAKVAGNRELGSSPGDVRRVVGNDLGPFAAPLALNVVPWAGSLKDDGWSSEELKVRNESRKILGLPELKVSATCVRVPVVTTHSLSVHARFVQEVDADGAREVLRDAPGVLLFDNPAEGEFPTPADVVGTDPTWVGRIRKSLDDPNALELFVCGDNLRKGAALNTAQIAEVVAKEFIPAEA
- a CDS encoding helix-turn-helix domain-containing protein, coding for MDTERADHLKVLGLDDDEIKVYQHLLRTGPASIAELDDAVPDRDRPIDSTLGGLVRAGLARRSGSDHSRYLPVPPDAGLEAMTLRRESELKQARIQVLNAYDEFRRTVHNESTTHLIEVVTGTAIVQRIRQIKSGAQREILAIDSPPYYIGGPNQEEIDHLKRGVSYRVVYSPESVEVPGYLTENILPCVEAGEQARVLPDVPAKLTIIDGSIAFVSMSVRDTDVNRSLLIIRPSSLLTALMGMFELCWRNALPLHASVGAEDDRLEPIERRLLALLATGAADDTIARTLGISRRTFFRYLERLMNRTGASTRFQLALHAARESWL
- a CDS encoding aspartate kinase is translated as MGRVVHKYGGSSVADADCIKRVAQRIVATKKAGNDVVVVISAMGDTTDELMDLAQQVSPLPPPRELDMLLTSGERISAALLAMAIANLGYEARSFTGSQAGVITTSAHGNARIIDITPGRIEDALGDGYVAIVAGFQGVAQDTKDITTMGRGASDTTAVALAAAIEADYCEIYTDVDGIFTADPRIVPAAKQIPKISYEEMLEMAACGAKVLHLRCVEYARRYNVPVHVRSSFSQKEGTWVVDAKELDQMEQAIISGVAHDRGEAKITVVGVPDKPGEAARIFETVAGAETNIDMIVQNVSAVATNRTDISFTLPRSDGARAMSALARMKDEVGYEQLLYDDQIGKVSVVGVGMRSHPGVSAKFFSALADAGVNIEMISTSEIRISVVVDENLVDAAVTAAHTAFDLDDEHTQAVVYGGTGR